A genomic window from Micromonospora violae includes:
- a CDS encoding nucleotidyltransferase domain-containing protein, with protein MDSDLQHYLDDLVNTARDVLGADLVGAYAAGSVGLGAYQAGRSDVDVALLSAGPLTETTKRTLVARLRHEALPCPARGLELVVYDRAVAASGTPEPGFEVELNTGASMPFRRTLDPADRPVADGRFWYGLDRSILHQSGLPLLGPPAGEAFADLAPADLRRLLIDALTWWLALPTPPADQPAPGTEDAVLGACRSLVRHRDGVWLAKVAAGQRLIDAGDRAEVIHQAVAARHGGPPPTGAQARAFQQRVRDEIAG; from the coding sequence GTGGATTCCGATCTTCAGCACTACCTCGACGACCTGGTCAACACCGCCCGGGACGTCCTCGGAGCCGACCTGGTCGGCGCGTACGCGGCCGGCTCGGTGGGGCTCGGGGCGTACCAGGCCGGCCGCAGCGACGTGGACGTGGCGCTGCTCAGCGCCGGGCCGCTCACCGAGACCACCAAACGGACGCTCGTCGCGCGGCTGCGACACGAGGCGCTGCCCTGCCCGGCGCGCGGGCTGGAGTTGGTCGTCTACGACCGGGCGGTGGCCGCCTCCGGCACCCCGGAGCCCGGCTTCGAGGTCGAACTGAACACCGGAGCCAGCATGCCGTTCCGGCGCACCCTCGACCCCGCCGACCGTCCGGTCGCCGACGGCCGATTCTGGTACGGCCTCGATCGCAGCATCCTGCACCAGAGTGGACTCCCACTGCTCGGGCCGCCAGCCGGCGAGGCGTTCGCCGACCTCGCCCCAGCCGACCTGCGCCGGCTGCTCATCGACGCGCTGACCTGGTGGCTGGCCCTGCCCACCCCGCCGGCCGACCAACCCGCACCCGGCACCGAGGACGCCGTGCTCGGCGCCTGCCGGTCGCTGGTACGCCACCGCGACGGCGTCTGGCTCGCGAAGGTAGCGGCCGGTCAGCGGCTGATCGACGCCGGCGACCGGGCCGAAGTGATCCATCAAGCGGTCGCCGCCCGGCACGGCGGGCCACCGCCCACCGGGGCGCAGGCCCGCGCCTTCCAACAACGGGTACGCGACGAGATCGCCGGGTAG
- a CDS encoding IS110 family transposase translates to MSMLADVVEVVIGVDTHKDTHTAAVLDSRTGGVLARVTVSTDPDGYAQLVALAGQHSGLRAWALEGSGGYGAGLARHLADSGELVVELDRPQRPARRAGAKSDPIDAERAARDALARTRLAQPKTGAQRAALQVRLTARRAAVEASADAQRQLHALVITAPEVVRARFRGQSTRVMLTTATRLRPTTSADVDVFTCLSVLRDLARRVRFLEAEAAAHEKAIRAIVRSWRPDLLDLTGVGPIVAATVLTAWSHPGRCRNDAAFAMLAGAAPIPASSGKTVRYRLNRSGDRQLNRALHTIVLTRLQRDEDTRAYAERRRAEGKTDREIKRCLKRYVARDLYRRLENPPQPLDAS, encoded by the coding sequence ATGTCCATGCTGGCAGACGTGGTCGAGGTCGTCATCGGTGTCGACACCCACAAAGACACCCACACCGCCGCCGTGCTCGACTCCCGCACGGGCGGAGTGCTGGCCCGTGTCACGGTCAGCACCGACCCGGACGGCTACGCACAGTTGGTGGCTCTAGCCGGACAGCATTCGGGGCTGCGGGCCTGGGCTCTCGAGGGCTCCGGCGGTTACGGCGCTGGCTTGGCCCGGCACCTGGCCGATAGTGGTGAGCTGGTCGTCGAATTGGACCGGCCGCAGCGCCCAGCCCGTCGTGCCGGGGCGAAGTCCGACCCGATCGACGCCGAACGCGCCGCCCGTGACGCCCTGGCCCGCACGCGGCTGGCGCAGCCCAAGACCGGCGCGCAACGCGCAGCGCTGCAGGTGCGGCTGACCGCCCGCCGAGCGGCCGTGGAGGCCAGCGCTGATGCCCAACGGCAGCTGCACGCGTTGGTGATCACCGCTCCGGAGGTGGTGCGAGCCCGCTTCCGCGGCCAGAGCACCCGGGTCATGCTTACCACCGCCACCCGACTACGCCCCACCACCAGCGCCGATGTCGACGTGTTCACCTGCCTGAGCGTATTGCGGGACCTCGCCCGCCGCGTCCGCTTCCTCGAAGCCGAAGCCGCCGCACACGAAAAAGCGATCCGAGCGATCGTCCGCTCCTGGCGCCCGGACCTGCTCGACCTCACCGGCGTCGGACCGATCGTCGCCGCCACCGTGCTCACCGCCTGGTCGCACCCCGGACGCTGCCGCAACGACGCCGCGTTCGCCATGCTCGCTGGCGCCGCGCCGATCCCCGCATCGTCCGGCAAGACCGTCCGTTACCGGCTCAACCGCTCAGGCGACCGCCAACTCAACCGCGCCCTACACACCATCGTCCTGACCCGTTTGCAACGCGACGAGGACACCCGCGCCTACGCCGAGCGCCGCCGCGCCGAAGGCAAAACCGACCGCGAGATCAAACGCTGCCTCAAACGCTACGTCGCCCGAGACCTCTACCGGCGCCTCGAAAACCCTCCCCAGCCACTTGACGCGTCATAG
- a CDS encoding FAD-dependent oxidoreductase, whose product MAVDDTFDVVVVGGGAAGLSGALALSRARRSVLVIDSGEPRNAPADRVHNYLGREGTPPGELLAVGRAEVAGYGGQFCTGRVRAATRDDDGFRLSLDDGGSVRARRLLVTTGLTDELPDVPGLAQRWGRDVLHCPYCHGWEVRDRRIGVLATGPLGVHQAEMWRQWSADVLLLLHDAPTPDAETAERLAARSIAVVPGPVAAVEVTDDALTGVRLADGRVVALDAIVVATRLTPRADLLVGLGLAPEEVTMGDHVIGAQIPADATGATTVAGVWVAGNVADLRGQVITSAGAGLNAAAAINADLIAEDTRAAVAAYRQVVATAFEEPAWEERYQSRPSVWSGRPNPQLVAEVADLAPGRALDVGSGEGADAVWLAERGWQVTAVDISATALTRAAAHAETAGVGDRIEFTHADLRDKPPAEAAYDLVSAQFMHLPPAQRRELFGRLAAAVAPGGVLLIVGHHPSDLWTSAHRMHMPDMMYTAQDVAADLDPAHWEVLMAQERPRPATDPNGEEVTIHDAVLVARRR is encoded by the coding sequence ATAGCGGTGGACGACACATTCGACGTGGTGGTGGTGGGCGGCGGCGCGGCCGGGCTCAGCGGGGCCCTGGCGCTGAGCCGGGCCCGACGCTCGGTGCTGGTGATCGACTCCGGTGAGCCGCGCAACGCGCCGGCCGACCGGGTGCACAACTACCTGGGCCGGGAGGGGACGCCGCCGGGCGAGCTGCTGGCGGTCGGACGGGCCGAGGTCGCCGGGTACGGCGGGCAGTTCTGCACCGGGCGGGTGCGGGCCGCGACCCGCGACGACGACGGGTTCCGGCTCAGCCTCGACGACGGCGGGTCGGTACGGGCCCGTCGGCTGCTGGTGACCACCGGCCTGACCGACGAGCTGCCCGACGTGCCCGGGCTGGCGCAGCGGTGGGGGCGCGACGTGTTGCACTGCCCGTACTGCCACGGCTGGGAGGTTCGGGACCGCCGCATCGGAGTCCTGGCGACCGGGCCGCTGGGTGTGCACCAGGCCGAGATGTGGCGACAGTGGAGTGCCGATGTGCTGCTCCTGCTGCACGACGCGCCGACCCCGGACGCGGAGACCGCCGAACGGCTCGCCGCCCGCAGCATCGCGGTGGTGCCCGGTCCGGTAGCCGCCGTGGAGGTGACCGACGACGCGCTCACCGGCGTACGGCTCGCGGACGGCCGGGTGGTGGCGCTCGACGCGATCGTGGTGGCCACCCGGCTGACTCCCCGCGCCGACCTGCTGGTGGGGCTGGGCCTGGCCCCGGAGGAGGTGACGATGGGCGACCACGTCATCGGCGCTCAGATCCCGGCCGACGCCACCGGCGCGACCACCGTCGCGGGTGTCTGGGTGGCGGGCAACGTCGCCGACCTGCGCGGTCAGGTGATCACGTCCGCCGGGGCCGGCCTGAACGCCGCGGCGGCGATCAACGCCGACCTCATCGCCGAGGACACCCGCGCCGCGGTGGCCGCGTACCGGCAGGTGGTGGCCACGGCGTTCGAGGAGCCGGCGTGGGAGGAGCGCTACCAGTCCCGCCCCTCGGTGTGGAGTGGCCGGCCGAATCCGCAGTTGGTTGCCGAGGTCGCCGACCTGGCCCCCGGGCGCGCCCTGGACGTGGGCAGCGGCGAGGGCGCCGACGCGGTGTGGTTGGCCGAGCGCGGCTGGCAGGTGACGGCGGTGGACATCTCCGCCACGGCGCTGACCCGCGCCGCCGCCCACGCCGAGACCGCCGGCGTGGGCGACCGGATCGAGTTCACCCACGCCGACCTGCGGGACAAGCCACCGGCCGAGGCGGCGTACGACCTGGTGTCCGCGCAGTTCATGCACCTGCCCCCGGCACAACGGCGGGAGTTGTTCGGCCGGCTGGCCGCCGCGGTGGCACCCGGCGGCGTCCTGCTGATCGTCGGGCATCACCCGTCGGATCTGTGGACGTCGGCGCACCGGATGCACATGCCGGACATGATGTACACCGCGCAGGACGTGGCCGCCGACCTGGACCCGGCCCACTGGGAGGTGCTGATGGCGCAGGAGCGCCCCCGCCCCGCCACCGACCCGAACGGCGAGGAGGTCACCATCCACGACGCAGTCCTGGTAGCCCGCCGCCGCTAA
- a CDS encoding class I SAM-dependent methyltransferase translates to MTVEETLPFADWLRLREPADAAARAEDLLDAVRARLAGDTTTVIHDLGSGTGSMSRWLAARLPGPQHWVLHDRDADLLARAAKGMSGVTAADGAPVTVHTRCGDLTRLTAADLADASLITASALLDMLTAEEIERVVDACVGRPTLFAVSVTGRVRLTPVDPLDEAVEAAFNDHQRRTVEGRRLLGPDAAAATAAAFARRGVDVRERPSPWRLGPEQADLAAEWLRGWLAAACEQRPELAGAAQAYARRRLADAAAGRLTVLVDHSDLLAGG, encoded by the coding sequence ATGACCGTCGAGGAGACCCTGCCGTTCGCCGACTGGCTGCGGTTGCGTGAGCCGGCCGACGCGGCGGCGCGCGCCGAGGACCTGCTGGATGCTGTCCGAGCCCGGTTGGCCGGGGACACCACGACGGTGATCCACGATCTGGGCAGCGGCACCGGTTCGATGAGCCGGTGGTTGGCCGCCCGGCTGCCCGGACCACAGCACTGGGTGCTGCACGACCGGGACGCCGACCTGCTGGCCCGTGCCGCCAAGGGCATGAGCGGGGTGACCGCCGCCGACGGCGCTCCGGTGACCGTGCACACCCGCTGTGGTGACCTCACCCGGCTCACCGCGGCCGACCTCGCCGACGCATCGCTGATCACCGCGTCCGCGCTGCTGGACATGCTCACCGCGGAGGAGATCGAACGGGTGGTGGACGCCTGCGTCGGCCGGCCCACCCTGTTCGCCGTCTCGGTGACCGGGCGGGTCCGGCTCACACCGGTCGACCCGTTGGACGAGGCGGTCGAGGCCGCCTTCAACGACCACCAGCGGCGTACCGTCGAGGGCCGGCGACTGCTCGGCCCGGACGCCGCCGCCGCCACCGCCGCCGCGTTCGCCCGACGGGGCGTCGACGTGCGGGAACGGCCCAGCCCGTGGCGTCTCGGCCCGGAGCAGGCCGACCTGGCCGCCGAGTGGTTGCGGGGCTGGCTCGCGGCGGCCTGCGAGCAGCGCCCCGAGCTGGCCGGCGCCGCCCAGGCGTACGCCCGACGTCGGCTGGCCGACGCGGCCGCCGGCCGACTCACCGTGCTGGTCGACCACAGTGACCTCCTCGCCGGCGGATGA
- a CDS encoding DinB family protein translates to MTRGERLADQLDRHWHKNLRPRLNGLADEEYFWEPVRDCWSVRPRGTSAAPMSAGSGEWTVDYASADPAPAPAPVTTIAWRLAHIIVSCLGYRVGWHFGGQDVDFQTFVYAGTADEALKQLDEMYGRWNAGVLELSDADLESPPAVGPERFPMEGIILHVNRELIHHGAEISLLRDLYRWQDAAEPRRI, encoded by the coding sequence ATGACAAGAGGCGAGCGACTCGCGGACCAGTTGGACCGGCACTGGCACAAGAACCTGCGCCCGAGGCTGAACGGTCTCGCCGATGAGGAGTACTTCTGGGAGCCGGTGCGCGACTGCTGGAGCGTCCGCCCACGTGGCACGTCGGCCGCACCGATGTCAGCAGGTTCGGGGGAATGGACGGTGGACTACGCGTCCGCCGACCCGGCCCCGGCGCCGGCGCCTGTGACCACGATTGCCTGGCGGCTGGCGCACATCATCGTCTCCTGCCTGGGCTATCGGGTCGGATGGCACTTCGGCGGGCAGGACGTCGACTTTCAGACGTTCGTTTACGCGGGGACCGCTGACGAGGCGCTGAAGCAGCTCGATGAGATGTATGGGAGATGGAACGCGGGGGTCCTCGAACTCTCGGACGCTGACCTGGAAAGTCCGCCCGCGGTGGGCCCCGAGCGGTTTCCCATGGAGGGCATCATCCTGCACGTCAACCGGGAGCTGATCCATCACGGCGCCGAGATTTCTCTGCTGCGCGACCTCTACCGCTGGCAGGACGCAGCCGAGCCGCGCCGAATATGA
- a CDS encoding zinc-dependent alcohol dehydrogenase — protein MNREAYACWVREPGAAEIRPVSLTAPGPDEVLVRTSYSGVSRGTETLVFAGQVPPDQYAAMRAPFQEGDFPGPVKYGYLNVGVVDQGPPELLGRTVFCLHPHQSAYVVPASAVVPVPDDVPPARAVLAGTVETAVNALWDAAPLVGDRVTVIGAGMVGCCVAALLARFPGVQVELVDTDARRAGVAGALGVDFANPADARGDRDLVVHASATAAGLQQSLDLLAPEGTVIELSWYGDRAVQVSLGGAFHSGRLTVRSSQVGMVAPARRGRRSYADRLALALDLLDDPAFDALITGASRFAELPDVLARLSSGDLPALCHLITYDDGE, from the coding sequence GTGAACCGCGAGGCGTACGCCTGCTGGGTGCGCGAACCCGGTGCGGCGGAGATCCGGCCGGTGTCGCTGACCGCCCCGGGCCCCGACGAGGTGCTGGTCCGGACCAGTTACTCCGGGGTCAGCCGGGGCACCGAGACGCTGGTCTTCGCCGGCCAGGTGCCCCCCGATCAGTACGCCGCGATGCGCGCGCCGTTTCAGGAGGGCGACTTCCCCGGCCCGGTGAAGTACGGCTACCTCAACGTCGGCGTGGTCGATCAGGGCCCGCCGGAGTTGCTCGGGCGGACGGTGTTCTGCCTGCACCCGCACCAGAGCGCGTACGTCGTGCCGGCCAGCGCCGTGGTGCCGGTGCCGGACGACGTGCCGCCCGCCCGGGCCGTGCTCGCCGGCACCGTGGAGACCGCCGTCAACGCGTTGTGGGACGCGGCGCCGCTGGTCGGGGACCGGGTCACCGTGATCGGCGCGGGCATGGTGGGCTGCTGCGTCGCGGCGCTGCTCGCGCGGTTCCCCGGCGTGCAGGTCGAGTTGGTCGACACCGACGCGCGTCGCGCGGGCGTGGCCGGGGCCCTCGGTGTCGACTTCGCCAACCCGGCCGACGCCCGTGGTGACCGGGACCTGGTCGTGCACGCCAGCGCCACCGCCGCCGGCCTGCAACAGTCGCTGGACCTGCTCGCGCCGGAGGGCACGGTCATCGAGCTGAGCTGGTACGGCGACCGCGCGGTGCAGGTGTCGCTGGGTGGCGCGTTCCACTCCGGTCGACTCACCGTACGCAGCAGCCAGGTCGGCATGGTGGCGCCCGCCCGACGGGGACGGCGCAGTTACGCCGACCGGCTGGCGCTCGCCCTGGACCTGCTCGACGACCCGGCCTTCGACGCCTTGATCACCGGTGCGTCCCGCTTCGCGGAGCTGCCCGACGTGCTCGCCAGACTGAGCTCGGGTGACCTGCCCGCCCTCTGCCACCTCATCACCTACGACGACGGAGAGTGA
- a CDS encoding dihydrolipoyl dehydrogenase family protein: MTDQPEEFDLLVVGGGKAGKTLSMDVARSGQRVAMVERGMIGGSCINVACIPTKALVTSARAARHLHDASMLGLTVEGVRVDVDLLRAHKQDVVEGMVAANRQQFLDSGLHLVIGEARFVGPRTVRVALADGGERLLRGTDVVINTGTRPHLPSVPGMAEAGVLTSDELLRLDRLPARLVVLGGGTVGVEFAQMFAAFGSAVTLVEGGPRLLTREDPDVSDAVMRVFLDDGIDVRVGVAVARVDREADGSLRVTLDDGGVVIGDDVLVAAGREPVTEGLGLDVAGVRLSEHGFVEVDEHLRTSAERTWAAGDVAGSPQFTHVSLDDYRIIRANLAGGQRSTVDRLIPYTIFTTPELARVGLTETEARRAGYDVQVAHLPVAAIPRARTLRQTQGMWKAVIDTSTDRILGAALLGAEAGEVITSVQLAMLAGMPWTALRDAVITHPTMTEGLNLLFASLGSRPVR, encoded by the coding sequence GTGACCGACCAACCGGAGGAGTTCGACCTGCTCGTCGTCGGTGGCGGCAAGGCCGGGAAGACGTTGAGCATGGACGTCGCCCGATCCGGGCAGCGGGTCGCCATGGTCGAGCGCGGCATGATCGGCGGCAGCTGCATCAACGTCGCGTGCATCCCGACGAAGGCGCTGGTGACCAGCGCGCGGGCAGCCCGGCACCTGCACGACGCGTCGATGCTCGGCCTCACGGTGGAGGGCGTACGCGTCGACGTGGACCTGTTGCGCGCGCACAAGCAGGACGTGGTCGAGGGGATGGTCGCCGCCAATCGCCAGCAGTTCCTCGACTCCGGTCTGCACCTGGTGATCGGCGAGGCCCGGTTCGTCGGCCCCCGGACCGTGCGGGTGGCACTTGCCGACGGGGGTGAGCGACTGCTGCGCGGCACCGACGTGGTGATCAACACCGGCACTCGCCCCCACCTACCGTCGGTGCCCGGGATGGCCGAGGCCGGGGTGCTCACCAGCGACGAGTTGCTGCGCCTCGATCGACTGCCGGCCCGGCTGGTGGTGCTCGGTGGCGGCACCGTCGGAGTCGAGTTCGCGCAGATGTTCGCGGCGTTCGGCAGCGCGGTGACGCTGGTCGAGGGCGGTCCACGGTTGCTCACCCGCGAGGATCCCGACGTGAGCGACGCGGTGATGCGCGTGTTCCTCGACGACGGCATCGACGTACGGGTGGGTGTCGCGGTCGCACGGGTCGACCGGGAGGCCGACGGTTCGCTGCGGGTGACGCTGGACGACGGCGGCGTGGTGATCGGGGACGACGTGCTGGTGGCCGCCGGCCGGGAACCGGTCACCGAAGGGCTCGGTCTGGACGTGGCTGGGGTACGGCTCAGCGAGCACGGCTTCGTGGAGGTCGACGAGCACCTGCGGACCAGCGCCGAGCGCACCTGGGCGGCCGGAGACGTCGCCGGCAGCCCCCAGTTCACCCACGTCTCGTTGGACGACTACCGGATCATCCGGGCGAACCTCGCGGGAGGCCAGCGCAGCACCGTAGACCGGCTGATCCCGTACACAATCTTCACCACCCCGGAGCTGGCGCGGGTCGGGTTGACCGAGACCGAGGCGCGCCGCGCCGGCTACGACGTCCAGGTCGCCCACCTGCCGGTCGCCGCCATCCCCCGGGCCCGCACCCTGCGCCAGACCCAGGGCATGTGGAAGGCGGTCATCGACACCAGCACCGACCGGATTCTGGGTGCGGCGCTGCTCGGCGCCGAGGCCGGTGAGGTGATCACCTCGGTGCAGTTGGCCATGCTCGCCGGGATGCCGTGGACCGCCCTGCGGGACGCGGTCATCACCCACCCGACCATGACCGAGGGTCTCAACCTGCTCTTCGCCTCGCTGGGGTCCCGCCCGGTCCGTTGA
- a CDS encoding glycosyltransferase family 4 protein: MTDAGRAVHVVLPGDIDDPAAPSGGNAYDRRICAGLGERGWSVHEHPVPGAWPYPEPTDRATLGAVLAGAPDDAVVLVDGLIASTVPDLLAPHARRLRLVILMHLPLDDEPEARALATARAVVTTSEWTRRALLARHPTLADRIRAAPPGVRPAPPVPGSAAGDRLLCVAAVTHHKGYDVLVDALATLVGRSWTTVCAGTLAREPDLVHRLRDRLTAAGLTERVRLVGPLTGAALDDAYAAADLLVLPSRGETYGMVVTEALARGLPVLCTEVGGLPEALGHAPDGDRPGLLVPPGDPAALAAALIRWLDDDVLRARLRHAALGRRDTLTDWPVTTALLAGVLKEVAE; the protein is encoded by the coding sequence GTGACCGATGCGGGCCGGGCGGTACACGTCGTCCTGCCCGGTGACATCGACGACCCGGCCGCGCCCAGCGGCGGCAACGCCTACGACCGGCGGATCTGCGCGGGGCTGGGCGAGCGCGGCTGGTCGGTCCACGAACATCCGGTGCCCGGCGCGTGGCCGTACCCCGAGCCGACCGACCGGGCGACGCTGGGCGCGGTGCTCGCCGGCGCGCCCGACGACGCCGTGGTGCTGGTCGACGGCCTGATCGCCTCGACCGTTCCGGACCTGCTCGCCCCGCACGCCCGGCGGCTGCGACTGGTGATCCTGATGCACCTGCCGCTGGACGACGAGCCGGAAGCCCGCGCGTTGGCCACCGCCCGCGCGGTCGTCACCACCAGCGAGTGGACCCGCCGCGCCCTGCTGGCCCGGCACCCGACGCTCGCCGACCGGATCCGGGCCGCGCCGCCGGGGGTGCGGCCCGCACCGCCGGTGCCTGGCTCGGCGGCCGGCGACCGACTGCTCTGCGTCGCGGCGGTCACCCACCACAAGGGGTACGACGTGCTGGTCGACGCGTTGGCCACGCTGGTCGGCCGATCCTGGACGACGGTCTGCGCGGGCACTCTCGCCCGGGAACCGGACCTCGTGCACCGGCTGCGCGACCGGCTCACCGCAGCGGGCCTCACCGAGCGGGTGCGGCTGGTCGGCCCGCTGACCGGCGCGGCCTTGGACGACGCGTACGCCGCCGCCGACCTGCTGGTCCTGCCGTCCCGGGGCGAGACGTACGGCATGGTCGTCACCGAGGCGCTGGCCCGCGGCCTGCCGGTGCTGTGCACCGAGGTGGGCGGGCTGCCGGAGGCGCTCGGCCACGCGCCCGACGGTGACCGACCGGGACTGCTGGTCCCACCCGGTGACCCGGCGGCGCTGGCCGCCGCGCTGATCCGTTGGCTGGACGACGACGTGCTGCGCGCCCGGCTGCGGCATGCCGCTCTGGGCCGGCGCGACACCCTGACCGACTGGCCGGTGACCACCGCGCTGCTGGCCGGCGTGCTGAAGGAGGTGGCGGAATGA
- a CDS encoding helix-turn-helix domain-containing protein: protein MANEDSAALAAVGPRLRALRHQRGITLTQLADLTGISVSTLSRLESGSRRPTLELLLPLARAYQVALDELVDAPATGDPRVRPKPIVIHGVTYLPLTRRPGGVQAFKQIFPPDPSAGGRIPQAHEGYEWLYVLSGRIRLLLGDRDLTLTPGEVAEFDTRIPHLFFNPGPGTAEALSLFGPQGERIHVRARPAGPDKQQ, encoded by the coding sequence ATGGCAAACGAAGACAGCGCCGCGCTGGCGGCCGTCGGCCCCCGGCTGCGTGCCCTACGCCACCAACGCGGGATTACGCTGACCCAACTCGCCGACCTGACCGGCATCTCGGTGAGCACCCTGTCGCGGCTGGAGTCCGGCAGCCGCCGACCCACCCTGGAGCTGCTGCTCCCACTGGCCAGGGCCTACCAGGTGGCGCTGGACGAACTGGTCGACGCCCCCGCCACCGGCGACCCCCGGGTACGCCCCAAACCGATCGTCATCCACGGCGTGACGTACCTGCCGTTGACCCGCCGACCGGGCGGCGTGCAGGCGTTCAAGCAGATCTTCCCGCCGGACCCGTCCGCCGGAGGCCGGATCCCGCAGGCCCACGAGGGGTACGAGTGGCTCTACGTGCTCTCCGGCCGGATACGCCTGCTGCTCGGTGACCGTGATCTGACGCTCACCCCCGGGGAGGTGGCCGAGTTCGACACCCGCATCCCACACCTCTTCTTCAACCCCGGCCCGGGCACCGCCGAAGCCCTCAGTCTCTTCGGGCCGCAGGGGGAGCGGATACACGTCCGGGCCCGCCCCGCCGGCCCGGACAAGCAGCAGTGA
- a CDS encoding alpha/beta hydrolase, with the protein MTDTASRPWSDRIEHRDIVVNEVPGFRPLTLDLVLPVAAPQPVPVLVWIHGGAWLFGSPKQPPDWLMEVDPFTAAIRAGFAVASAQYRLSGEAHFPAQLDDVTAAVRWLRRHGHTVGVDRERIGVWGESAGGHLASMIALTGNDQDDTRVQAAVCWYAPSNLLTIQSQAHPAGTIDHDAADSPESLLIGAPLAGNPALGRAASPITYVTDQAPPMLLVHGDQDLVVPVGQSEELAAALTTAGAEVELSVVRGADHCFGGVPLEPLIRDTLAFFTRALAG; encoded by the coding sequence ATGACCGACACGGCATCCCGGCCCTGGAGCGACCGGATCGAGCACCGTGACATCGTCGTCAACGAGGTCCCGGGCTTCCGCCCGCTCACGTTGGACCTGGTTTTGCCCGTGGCGGCCCCCCAACCCGTCCCGGTTCTGGTGTGGATCCACGGCGGCGCGTGGCTGTTCGGCTCGCCCAAGCAGCCGCCCGACTGGCTCATGGAGGTGGATCCGTTCACCGCCGCCATCCGGGCCGGATTCGCGGTCGCCTCCGCGCAGTACCGGCTCAGCGGCGAGGCGCACTTCCCCGCTCAACTCGACGACGTCACGGCGGCGGTGCGCTGGCTGCGCCGACACGGCCACACGGTGGGCGTGGACCGCGAGCGGATCGGGGTGTGGGGCGAGTCGGCCGGCGGGCATCTGGCCTCCATGATCGCCCTGACCGGGAATGACCAGGACGACACCCGCGTCCAGGCGGCGGTCTGCTGGTACGCGCCGTCGAACCTGTTGACCATCCAGTCGCAGGCCCACCCGGCCGGGACGATCGACCACGACGCGGCGGACTCTCCCGAGTCGCTGCTGATCGGCGCCCCGCTGGCCGGGAACCCGGCGCTGGGTCGGGCGGCCAGTCCGATCACCTACGTCACCGACCAGGCCCCACCCATGCTGCTGGTCCACGGCGACCAGGACCTGGTCGTACCGGTGGGGCAGAGCGAAGAACTTGCCGCGGCGTTGACCACGGCGGGTGCCGAGGTCGAGTTGTCGGTGGTGCGGGGGGCCGACCACTGCTTCGGTGGAGTGCCGCTGGAGCCGCTGATCCGCGACACTCTGGCGTTCTTCACCCGAGCCCTCGCTGGCTGA
- a CDS encoding 6-pyruvoyl trahydropterin synthase family protein yields MFSVTVRDHMMIAHSFRGEVFGPAQRLHGATFVVDATFRRPDLDADGIVVDIGLATEQLRAVLGELTYRNLDDEAAFAGVNTTTEVLARTVADRLVERVHAGQLGAGARDLTGITVTLHESHIAWASYERSL; encoded by the coding sequence GTGTTCAGCGTGACCGTTCGGGACCACATGATGATCGCCCACAGTTTCCGGGGCGAGGTGTTCGGGCCCGCCCAACGCCTGCACGGCGCGACGTTCGTGGTGGACGCGACGTTCCGACGGCCCGACCTGGACGCCGACGGCATCGTGGTGGACATCGGCCTGGCCACCGAGCAGCTGCGGGCCGTGCTGGGCGAGCTGACCTACCGCAACCTCGACGACGAGGCGGCCTTCGCCGGGGTGAACACCACGACGGAGGTGCTGGCCCGTACGGTCGCGGACCGGCTGGTCGAGCGGGTGCACGCCGGTCAACTGGGTGCCGGGGCCCGCGACCTGACCGGCATCACGGTCACCCTGCACGAGTCGCACATCGCCTGGGCGAGCTACGAGCGGTCGCTGTGA